Proteins from a genomic interval of Phlebotomus papatasi isolate M1 chromosome 3, Ppap_2.1, whole genome shotgun sequence:
- the LOC129807507 gene encoding serine-rich adhesin for platelets has protein sequence MQMGMAADSDGTLTAVVICEGDVRDPEFPKKFRVLLARLKALLEQPKSKKLKVNKVEPWNSVRVTLSIPKEAAVRLRQLAAEGSTALRALGILSVQLEGDTVISLRLMGQEIVLRTETSSAAGCSQETSGIGELGRILSQAQQQQTTAQHSSTIVNGPAGGASSAVVPTAGPSRSSGSTSTINPSSSTTPGNVNLIVSNGVQIKSQQQQTQGVFKSPNTVCPMDGKLPVHVPNVEACEYPFESMTQARVIHRRENTLGIQGQGSGGSGGAFVQQTATIATAPPPPPPYPTKVPTVTQVGNNGGVKMGTVVTTGGIQQQSPNVASSSPLLVNLLQNEGAAGQVHMPKIQQHAQGNLKSGQELVVVGENVKNSAVGHMVTPCTGDVHENTVGVVVNKMGNSKQTLSGQLHQQQSQTFVVSGVPVNNSHASNIVNTAPVANIVNSVNSGGGGGGGGVGGIMSGMTGSIPQTVQMVGGGNTVPSNIKLQSRFIGHANPQAVQMRGGVVGHQAQQQQQQQQQQQQQQRVMITHHQAHQQTHGTVPSVTQPQHQVLQEMAFRQTPQGMQYGNMQSAVSATSSQSTYNPRWPLKPMDSATKSSFQEFTRYQMQYNLSQQQQQQQQQQQQQQQHLQEANFDANNHLDSGTNSHLTPASYAASGGDINHQTVGHLGGTQTPVTGSSAMVTTHTDHLGVLGDLDESLKDLDALIPSLNSCDFEHSLSLDPKAPFESLLDLDLSSDQQANSIGLGSGITVSSTAAAVSQNQSNVPDGGVMTKQQQQQQQQQMDKQKQYLINPLTGELEPMASDESASEAEVDDAATFNAFNSEMSNSIFSDDDNSCSTGFSKMSDHSDTERSNNSENSHKSSKSSKAKSKEKRDGVKSTKKASVKDKSLKATFKDKLQQGIKDKLSNKGKFVGTKEKDRPIKVVPKIVSKQQSLDEPPAGKMCPEKIKLRLKLEKSEPITPVYKADVSFINTQPKRAQSSTTSGLPSTITTLLQTAAGGNGGSGSASPQSSVGVIQQFSSASPSAQFTQQQSSSPSPGEELRVPPLHISLRGRNSMVIRNSKKDRKKSQSGDVDDDGGSSKKATKRSVVYEKEVSDVGESEFLMKLKAAKKDVDKSLNEITATIVTSGKISESTGVTQGGGSFNTSQGNNQSYTTTTITTTTTTTTTAAVSYQTLPTTGDQAIIGESGSSGNVTDGKQINDLLMHSTNGVLLPAEKKRRMSSNDISSGPKDPSERYLVLTAPIGSTNVGTLPQHSTLSTAKIQKGNNNNNTVNRLHKAIVKQAKSLKNKERITTSVVTKEGNRTLVTMTTIGVANPDVIQQKSVLPQGSVDAISEEKFKQKFLENEKPSPTKISEIATPTVQSSGGSGQNMTESQAKMVAKIEKVLPPGKAVTVVARNLVDGKNASLGTSNNSPKRDLTTVDPNVMVQGVRGSPGSQAQGEDSGIESMDALSEKSPHQASQSPQAELATTTTKQVASPKDTSVPVVTTIHNVPKNAVIVKPKSNKINNIDDFHNIDIEAALAKMEGINDMIITTNCDTEKVNGDYSLSEVELLSNLSNQKSATSVTLSDHHIDSVKSNCKDMNENKEVTSKLTIEAQILDECCNSEKKGISSPMCESKSGSEPSGEGTEKDDDKGSKGTMVECDKEPQPVRIVPALYTYSNSDKVASREATSDGTNTGQQQQKEILQQLCIEIPTTNDSDNVPRVRTRASSRLESPLDVPKQSPSSDTPTLVTTVTTKMVQKLSAAAIDKLSPKTASKVAKRKRQGSESSTQSSVSDDTPGRAKKTRKTNSEMGTSTNTTGKNLQSAASGKKTEGKCTITSTANTAAASGANATAAGAKTTDSVVKKCEDSSDSDEPLIEIAGKVRNSKLTKSNTSHTQIVLQHNSSEPVEKILRNHKVVLPSGITSTLISNSVNAEVEESGGSKNSHIPKGVTISRINAAAMDDKISTRRSVRMTTSTTIGLGGKMNKAGHSATSNDSGKIGHQVQKTVGMGQQIGGTEQSEARRKTRSAAGLDASDNRRRRGSRDSK, from the exons AGACATCAAGTGCAGCTGGTTGCTCACAGGAAACATCGGGTATCGGTGAATTGGGTCGGATTTTGTCGCAGGCCCAACAGCAACAGACTACAGCTCAGCACTCGTCGACAATTGTGAATGGTCCCGCTGGTGGTGCATCAAGTGCAGTGGTACCAACGGCTGGACCGTCACGTAGTAGTGGAAGTACAAGCACCATCAATCCATCTAGTAGTACAACACCGGGAAATGTCAATTTGATTGTGTCCAATGGGGTACAGATTAAGAGTCAACAACAACAGACACAGGGTGTTTTTAAGTCACCCAATACTGTGTGCCCAATGGATGGAAAGTTGCCGGTGCATGTGCCCAATGTGGAGGCATGCGAGTATCCCTTTGAGAGCATGACGCAGGCCCGTGTAATACATCGTCGTGAGAATACGCTGGGGATACAAGGACAGGGTAGTGGTGGAAGTGGTGGGGCTTTTGTCCAGCAAACAGCAACCATTGCAACAGCCCCCCCTCCGCCACCACCTTATCCGACAAAGGTGCCTACTGTGACACAAGTGGGCAATAATGGTGGCGTCAAGATGGGAACTGTGGTAACAACTGGTGGTATTCAGCAACAATCACCAAATGTGGCCAGTTCGAGTCCACTGTTGGTGAATCTGCTGCAAAATGAGGGTGCTGCAGGTCAGGTGCATATGCCGAAAATACAGCAACATGCCCAGGGCAATTTAAAGAGTGGGCAGGAACTTGTGGTTGTGGGGGAGAATGTGAAGAACAGTGCGGTGGGACATATGGTGACACCCTGTACCGGTGATGTACATGAGAATACAGTGGGTGTTGTTGTGAATAAGATGGGCAACAGTAAACAGACACTAAGTGGACAGTTGCATCAGCAGCAATCACAGACATTTGTTGTGAGTGGTGTACCTGTTAATAATTCTCATGCGAGTAACATTGTGAACACTGCCCCAGTGGCAAATATAGTGAACAGTGTGAATAGTGGAGGTGGTGGGGGTGGTGGTGGTGTTGGTGGTATTATGTCAGGAATGACCGGTAGTATACCACAGACAGTACAGATGGTCGGTGGAGGAAATACAGTGCCTTCAAATATTAAACTACAGTCTCGCTTTATTGGGCATGCGAATCCTCAGGCGGTGCAGATGAGAGGTGGTGTTGTTGGGCATCAGgcacagcagcagcagcagcagcagcaacaacaacaacaacaacaaagaGTCATGATCACCCATCATCAGGCACATCAGCAAACACATGGAACAGTGCCTTCGGTGACACAGCCACAGCATCAAGTGCTCCAGGAGATGGCGTTCAGGCAGACACCTCAGGGGATGCAATATGGCAATATGCAGTCTGCGGTGTCAGCAACATCATCACAGTCAACATACAATCCGCGGTGGCCTTTGAAACCAATGGACTCAGCGACAAAGTCCAGCTTTCAGGAATTCACGCGCTATCAGATGCAATACAATTTGagtcagcagcagcagcagcagcagcaacaacaacaacaacagcaACAACATTTGCAAGAAGCAAATTTTGATGCTAATAATCACTTGGATAGCGGTACAAATTCCCATCTAACACCAGCCTCATATGCTGCCAGTGGCGGAGATATCAATCACCAAACAGTGGGGCATTTAGGGGGTACACAAACACCAGTCACGGGTTCCAGTGCAATGGTGACCACACATACAGACCATCTAGGGGTCTTAGGGGATTTGGATGAGAGTCTCAAGGATCTGGACGCCCTCATACCCAGTTTAAATTCATGTGATTTTGAACATAGTTTGTCATTGGATCCAAAAGCACCATTTGAGTCTCTTCTGGATCTTGATCTATCATCAGACCAGCAAGCCAATAGCATTGGACTCGGCAGTGGAATAACTGTGAGTAGTACTGCTGCTGCAGTATCACAGAATCAGTCAAATGTGCCAGATGGAGGAGTGATGAcaaaacaacaacaacaacaacagcaGCAGCAGATGGATAAGCAAAAGCAGTATCTGATAAATCCATTGACGGGGGAACTAGAACCTATGGCGTCGGATGAAAGTGCATCGGAAGCTGAAGTGGATGATGCAGCAACATTCAATGCCTTCaattctgaaatgtcaaatagCATCTTTTCAGATGATGACAATTCCTGCAGTACGGGCTTCTCTAAGATGTCTGATCACAGTGACACAGAAAGATCTAATAATtctgaaaattctcacaaaagtAGCAAAAGTAGCAAGGCAAAGTCGAAAGAGAAGCGCGATGGGGTAAAAAGTACCAAGAAGGCAAGTGTAAAAGATAAATCATTGAAAGCAACATTCAAAGATAAACTGCAGCAAGGTATTAAAGACAAATTGAGTAATAAAGGTAAATTTGTGGGGACAAAAGAAAAGGATAGACCTATAAAAGTTGTGCCTAAAATTGTGTCAAAGCAGCAATCACTGGATGAACCACCAGCAGGGAAGATGTGTCCGGAAAAGATAAAATTGCGATTGAAATTGGAGAAATCTGAACCAATAACACCGGTATACAAAGCAGATGTGAGTTTTATCAATACACAACCAAAACGTGCCCAGAGTTCAACAACATCGGGCCTCCCGTCGACTATTACGACACTGTTGCAGACAGCTGCTGGTGGCAATGGTGGAAGTGGTAGTGCATCACCACAATCGTCAGTTGGTGTCATTCAGCAATTTTCATCTGCATCCCCATCTGCTCAGTTTACACAGCAACAATCCTCCTCACCATCGCCCGGTGAGGAATTGCGTGTCCCACCACTCCATATAAGTCTACGTGGGCGGAATTCCATGGTGATACGCAATAGTAAGAAAGATCGGAAGAAATCTCAGAGTGGTGATGTGGATGACGATGGTGGGAGCAGTAAGAAGGCCACAAAGAGGAGTGTTGTGTATGAAAAGGAAGTGAGTGATGTGGGTGAAAGTGAATTTCTCATGAAACTCAAGGCTGCTAAAAAGGATGTGGATAAGTCACTCAATGAGATCACAGCTACAATTGTTACATCTGGAAAGATAAGTGAGAGTACGGGGGTAACACAGGGTGGTGGATCATTTAATACTAGTCAGGGGAATAATCAGAGCTACACCACCACCACCATCACCACAACAACAACAACCACCACAACTGCCGCGGTATCCTACCAAACATTGCCAACAACCGGTGATCAGGCAATTATTGGTGAGAGTGGATCGAGTGGCAATGTGACTGATGGAAAACAGATCAATGATCTCTTGATGCACTCAACCAATGGGGTTCTTTTGCCAGCTGAAAAGAAAAGACGTATGTCGAGCAATGATATTTCATCTGGACCAAAAGATCCTAGTGAGAGATATTTAGTGCTAACGGCACCAATTGGATCAACAAATGTTGGAACTCTGCCACAACACTCAACACTCTCAACGGCAAAAATCCAAAAGggtaataataacaataatacggTCAATCGTCTACATAAGGCCATTGTGAAGCAagcaaaatcattgaaaaacaaGGAACGCATCACGACGTCTGTGGTGACTAAGGAGGGTAATCGTACTCTTGTTACAATGACAACTATTGGTGTAGCGAATCCGGATGTTATACAGCAAAAATCAGTTTTACCACAGGGTAGTGTTGATGCCATCAGTGAGGAGAAGTTTaagcaaaaatttttggaaaatgaaaaaccGTCGCCTACTAAGATTTCAGAGATTGCTACGCCGACGGTACAATCAAGTGGCGGTAGTGGTCAAAATATGACAGAGTCTCAGGCAAAGATGGTGGCAAAAATTGAGAAAGTTTTGCCACCGGGAAAGGCCGTTACTGTGGTAGCTCGAAATTTGGTAGATGGTAAGAATGCATCATTGGGCACCAGCAATAATTCACCTAAAAGGGATCTCACCACAGTTGACCCAAATGTGATGGTGCAGGGTGTGCGTGGATCACCGGGTTCTCAGGCCCAGGGTGAGGATAGTGGAATTGAATCAATGGACGCATTGTCGGAGAAGAGTCCACATCAAGCGTCACAGAGTCCGCAGGCTGAATTGGCTACAACGACAACAAAACAGGTGGCTAGTCCAAAGGATACCAGTGTTCCGGTTGTCACTACAATTCACAATGTGCCGAAAAATGCGGTAATTGTGAAGCCGAAGAGTAACAAGATCAACAATATTGATGATTTTCACAATATAGATATAGAGGCTGCTCTGGCAAAGATGGAGGGTATCAATGACATGATTATCACCACAAACTGTGATACTGAAAAGGTAAATGGTGACTATTCGCTAAGTGAGGTGGAACTTTTAAGCAATTTAAGCAATCAAAAGAGTGCAACAAGTGTGACACTTAGTGATCACCATATCGACAGTGTTAAGAGTAATTGCAAAGATATGAATGAGAATAAGGAGGTAACATCAAAGTTGACCATTGAGGCTCAAATTCTCGATGAATGCTGCAATAGTGAAAAGAAGGGTATATCATCTCCAATGTGTGAAAGTAAGTCCGGCAGTGAACCAAGTGGTGAAGGAACTGAAAAGGATGATGATAAAGGCTCTAAAGGGACAATGGTGGAGTGTGACAAGGAGCCCCAACCTGTTCGTATTGTTCCAGCTCTGTATACATACTCCAATTCCGATAAGGTGGCTAGTCGAGAAGCTACCTCAGATGGCACAAATACTGGTCAACAGCAACAAAAGGAGATTCTTCAGCAACTTTGCATTGAGATACCCACCACAAATGATTCGGATAATGTACCACGAGTACGAACGAGAGCCAGTAGTCGTCTTGAGAGTCCACTAGATGTGCCCAAACAAAGTCCATCATCTGATACACCTACGCTTGTTACAACTGTCACCACGAAAATGGTGCAAAAATTGTCAGCGGCTGCTATTGATAAATTGAGCCCAAAGACAGCCAGTAAAGTTGCCAAAAGGAAACGTCAGGGCTCTGAGAGTTCAACGCAGTCCAGTGTGAGCGATGATACACCTGGGAGAGCAAAAAAGACTCGTAAGACCAATTCTGAAATGGGTACAAGTACCAACACTACTggtaaaaatcttcaaagtgctGCCAGTGGGAAAAAGACCGAAGGAAAATGTACGATTACATCAACTGCAAATACAGCGGCAGCTTCAGGTGCCAATGCTACAGCAGCCGGAGCAAAGACAACGGATAGTGTGGTGAAAAAATGTGAGGATTCTTCGGATAGTGATGAACCACTCATTGAAATTGCGGGTAAAGTGAGAAATTCCAAACTTACCAAAAGCAACACATCTCACACCCAAATAGTCCTGCAACATAATTCGTCGGAACCTGTTGAGAAGATTTTGCGGAATCACAAGGTGGTCTTGCCCAGTGGTATAACCTCTACATTAATTAGCAATTCAGTGAATGCAGAGGTGGAGGAAAGTGGTGGCAGTAAGAATTCTCACATCCCCAAAGGTGTTACAATTAGTCGGATAAATGCAGCGGCGATGGATGATAAGATCAGTACGAGACGCAGTGTTCGCATGACGACATCCACGACAATTGGACTCGGTGGGAAGATGAATAAAGCAGGACACAGTGCTACCAGCAATGATTCCGGCAAGATAGGTCATCAGGTGCAGAAGACTGTGGGCATGGGACAACAAATTGGAGGGACTGAGCAGAGTGAGGCGAGAAGGAAGACCAGGAGTGCTGCTG GTCTAGATGCATCTGATAACAGGCGGCGAAGAGGCTCGCGCGACAGCAAGTGA